Proteins encoded in a region of the Fuerstiella sp. genome:
- a CDS encoding formylglycine-generating enzyme family protein produces the protein MMCMSLLAHGQVAPLEVENAVALIESEMKFYAEPLEHTDLVIEMIPVTGGTFLMGSSETESSRNADEGPAHPVTVDAFWMGKCEITWEQYDVWGENMDIIRRRIFGRTATPRDEGADAVTRPTPPYTDMSFGMGKQKYPAICMTQHAARKYCEWLSAKTGRYYRLPTEAEWEYACRAGTTTAWSFGDDDSLIDDYAWYEDNSDYTYQIVGQKKPNAWGLHDMHGNVAEWVLDQYSADTYSRREKSGTTNPLVIPVTLYPRVVRGGCYDDSAAKLRSAVRTASSSEWKEQDPQIPRSIWYHTDALGVGFRVVRPLNVPPPDEQNDFWNKSDPVQLDPEE, from the coding sequence GTGATGTGCATGTCCCTGCTGGCCCACGGGCAGGTCGCGCCGCTGGAGGTTGAGAATGCTGTGGCGTTAATCGAATCGGAGATGAAGTTCTACGCAGAACCGCTGGAGCATACTGACCTTGTTATTGAGATGATCCCTGTGACCGGCGGAACTTTTCTGATGGGAAGTTCGGAGACAGAAAGTAGTCGGAACGCCGACGAGGGTCCTGCGCATCCGGTGACCGTTGACGCTTTCTGGATGGGAAAATGTGAAATTACCTGGGAACAGTATGATGTCTGGGGAGAGAATATGGACATTATCCGTCGTCGGATTTTTGGCAGGACAGCCACTCCACGGGATGAAGGAGCAGATGCTGTTACGCGACCCACACCGCCGTACACTGATATGAGTTTTGGAATGGGGAAACAAAAGTATCCGGCGATCTGCATGACCCAGCATGCCGCACGAAAGTACTGCGAATGGCTGAGTGCAAAAACCGGGCGCTATTACCGACTGCCGACGGAAGCAGAATGGGAATACGCCTGTCGTGCAGGTACCACCACGGCATGGTCATTTGGTGACGACGATTCGCTGATTGATGACTACGCGTGGTATGAAGACAATTCCGACTATACCTATCAGATTGTGGGGCAAAAGAAGCCCAATGCCTGGGGACTGCACGACATGCACGGAAATGTGGCCGAATGGGTACTGGATCAGTATTCGGCTGACACCTACAGCCGTCGCGAAAAGTCCGGCACGACGAATCCACTGGTGATTCCCGTGACGTTGTATCCGCGAGTCGTTAGAGGCGGCTGCTATGACGATTCAGCAGCGAAGCTGCGGAGTGCTGTTCGCACCGCATCCAGTTCGGAATGGAAAGAGCAGGACCCTCAAATTCCCCGGAGCATATGGTATCATACGGACGCACTCGGTGTCGGGTTTCGTGTTGTTCGTCCACTGAACGTGCCACCACCGGATGAACAAAACGACTTTTGGAATAAGTCAGACCCTGTGCAGCTGGACCCGGAAGAGTAA
- a CDS encoding Gfo/Idh/MocA family oxidoreductase yields MVSSETTRRSFLKTGSKVAAAATTLQAASVGAYAGEDSEIRIALIGCGGRGTGAASQAMSVADQGPVRLVAMADVFDRRLETSRGGLAQRFEADGKMDVPEDRQFIGFDAYKKAMDCLRPGDLVILATPPAFRWVHYTYAIEKGLNVFMEKPVSVDGPTSRRMLELNKLAVAKNLKVAVGLMCRHCDARRELFDRIQNGEIGEINLLRANRLAGPTASAAVPPMPKGISPLHYQISQFHGFLWLSGGAVSDFLIHNIDEGCWMKDAWPVEAVATGGRHYRGDMIDQNFDSYSIEYTFADGTKMLVGGRTVPGCYHDFATYAHGTKGLAIVSSSGHRPAKSRIYKGHNAEADSLQWAYPRREENPYQLEWNDLIAAIRKDAQYNEVERGTLASLTASLGRMAAHTGQKITFDQILNGDHEFAPDVDKLTLTGDSPLMPNDQGKYPIPYPGIITDREYA; encoded by the coding sequence ATGGTATCCTCAGAAACAACCCGCCGCTCGTTCCTGAAAACCGGCAGTAAGGTGGCCGCAGCTGCCACCACGCTGCAGGCTGCCTCAGTGGGGGCCTATGCCGGCGAAGACAGCGAAATTCGAATTGCGCTAATCGGCTGTGGAGGAAGAGGAACCGGAGCCGCCAGTCAGGCCATGAGTGTCGCAGACCAGGGGCCTGTCAGACTCGTGGCGATGGCCGATGTGTTTGACCGACGACTTGAAACAAGTCGCGGCGGACTGGCCCAAAGGTTTGAGGCAGACGGAAAAATGGACGTTCCGGAAGACCGGCAGTTCATCGGCTTCGACGCCTACAAAAAGGCTATGGACTGTCTGCGTCCCGGTGACCTGGTGATTCTGGCAACTCCTCCGGCTTTTCGCTGGGTGCACTACACGTATGCAATTGAGAAAGGCCTCAACGTATTTATGGAGAAGCCGGTCTCCGTGGACGGTCCCACCAGTCGACGAATGCTGGAACTCAACAAACTGGCAGTGGCGAAAAATCTTAAAGTTGCGGTGGGTCTCATGTGCCGCCATTGTGACGCCAGACGCGAGTTATTTGATCGAATTCAGAACGGCGAAATCGGCGAGATCAATTTGCTTCGAGCGAACCGCCTTGCCGGACCGACGGCCTCAGCGGCGGTGCCGCCGATGCCCAAAGGAATCAGTCCGCTGCACTATCAGATTTCTCAATTTCACGGGTTCCTGTGGCTGAGCGGTGGGGCCGTGAGTGACTTTCTGATTCACAATATCGATGAAGGGTGCTGGATGAAGGATGCCTGGCCGGTTGAGGCTGTTGCGACGGGGGGGCGCCATTACCGTGGTGATATGATCGATCAGAATTTTGATTCTTACTCGATTGAATATACGTTTGCGGACGGGACAAAGATGCTGGTCGGGGGACGTACTGTTCCTGGTTGTTACCACGATTTTGCGACGTATGCGCACGGAACAAAAGGTCTCGCCATTGTGTCCTCATCAGGTCACAGACCGGCTAAATCACGGATTTACAAAGGACACAATGCAGAAGCTGATTCGTTGCAGTGGGCCTATCCCCGCAGGGAGGAAAATCCTTACCAGCTGGAATGGAATGACCTGATTGCCGCCATTCGGAAAGACGCGCAGTACAATGAAGTTGAACGAGGAACTCTGGCCAGTCTCACAGCATCCCTTGGTCGAATGGCTGCGCATACAGGTCAGAAAATCACGTTTGATCAAATTCTCAACGGTGATCACGAATTCGCTCCGGACGTCGACAAGCTGACACTGACCGGTGATTCACCGCTGATGCCGAATGACCAGGGCAAATATCCGATTCCATATCCGGGGATCATTACGGATCGCGAATATGCGTGA